From Aquificota bacterium, one genomic window encodes:
- a CDS encoding AbrB/MazE/SpoVT family DNA-binding domain-containing protein yields the protein MDELAKIMARGLIALPSDVRKRLGLKEGDLVRIEVKEDHLVIKKEQRVYDLKGTLQEREAQGKSFAQILAEEFEKQKGRK from the coding sequence ATGGATGAGTTAGCAAAAATTATGGCAAGGGGGCTTATAGCACTGCCAAGCGATGTGAGAAAAAGGCTTGGCTTAAAGGAGGGGGACCTTGTGAGGATTGAGGTCAAGGAAGACCACCTTGTAATAAAAAAGGAACAAAGAGTCTACGACCTAAAGGGTACCCTCCAGGAAAGAGAAGCTCAAGGCAAGAGCTTTGCGCAGATATTGGCTGAAGAGTTTGAAAAACAAAAGGGGAGGAAATAA
- a CDS encoding flagellar hook assembly protein FlgD, with amino-acid sequence MAELKATDPYSIKPPEPKILPKNYTQGIDNLSSEDFLKIYMETIKYQDPFQPQDFSKMLEDMTKLNQVRYMNDMKTFIEGLKGWFNQITLLSSLNLVGKEFVFSADRLGTMNGGQYYLISSEEIKGATLKIMDGDEVVKEINIDINRGLNPIDISDLPRGQFDIKLIKNGLPVEGVNLGYLGKVKSVNVLDGELLFELENGELVSPSRLIYAGGV; translated from the coding sequence ATGGCTGAACTAAAAGCTACAGATCCGTACAGCATAAAGCCTCCAGAGCCTAAAATACTCCCTAAAAATTATACGCAAGGTATAGACAACCTATCTTCCGAGGACTTTTTAAAGATCTACATGGAAACAATAAAGTATCAAGATCCTTTTCAACCACAGGACTTTTCAAAGATGCTAGAGGATATGACAAAGCTAAACCAGGTAAGATATATGAACGATATGAAGACTTTCATAGAGGGCCTAAAAGGATGGTTTAATCAGATAACCCTTCTTTCAAGCCTTAACCTTGTGGGTAAGGAGTTTGTTTTTTCTGCAGATAGGCTGGGTACTATGAATGGCGGGCAATATTACCTTATATCCTCTGAGGAAATAAAGGGTGCAACTCTTAAAATAATGGATGGTGATGAGGTGGTAAAAGAGATAAACATAGATATAAACAGGGGGCTAAATCCTATAGATATAAGCGACCTTCCAAGGGGGCAGTTTGATATAAAGCTTATTAAGAACGGGCTTCCTGTAGAGGGTGTGAACCTGGGGTATTTAGGCAAGGTAAAGTCAGTAAATGTTTTGGATGGTGAGCTTCTTTTTGAGCTTGAAAATGGAGAGCTTGTCTCTCCTTCAAGGCTAATATATGCAGGAGGGGTCTAA
- a CDS encoding flagellar hook protein FlgE, which translates to MMRSFFNAVTGLNAYRTWMDITADNMANVNTIGFKGGRPIFQDVISSVTIGLNTVTNTMKSTTYGAGIVVDSTQKLWTIGNFKQTGINTDLAIQGRGLFIVKDPISNAFYYTRDGQFRLSRDGFMVNSGGLKLQGFKVDEKGKTIGTGLEDVHVVPQLPPKATGQIRFLGPTNLNADAGIPAVAFDPNNPASYNYKYTVTIYDSLGTPYQADIFFRKTGTNTWNIYIRSDIDPNTPGYELSGDWTNVQFDPSGSLIYDGTVVTREPSPDGKSYYYYLNPNPPYLTVPATTPSGGSFPIAGDWRIYMGESLQSATVNTGDPIPNSYVTQYSADFTVTAEQNGYQKGDLVDVYVLSEDGAVVGVYSNGKSLPLYRVAVAVFSDPEELIKKGSNLYTSISTPTIMTPGGAEKIRSGMLEMSNVDIASEFINLISAQRAYQANTRVITSSNTVLEDTINLVR; encoded by the coding sequence ATGATGAGAAGCTTTTTTAACGCAGTAACAGGGCTGAATGCTTACAGAACTTGGATGGACATAACTGCAGACAATATGGCTAACGTAAACACCATAGGTTTTAAGGGAGGCAGACCCATCTTTCAGGATGTGATCTCCTCTGTAACCATAGGTCTAAACACTGTAACCAATACAATGAAATCTACAACCTATGGTGCTGGTATTGTTGTTGATAGCACACAAAAGCTTTGGACCATAGGAAACTTTAAACAAACAGGAATAAATACAGACCTGGCTATTCAAGGAAGAGGGCTTTTTATAGTGAAAGACCCTATTTCTAACGCCTTTTACTACACAAGGGATGGCCAATTTAGGCTTAGCAGAGACGGCTTTATGGTTAACTCTGGTGGTCTTAAATTGCAAGGGTTTAAAGTGGATGAAAAGGGTAAAACTATTGGAACTGGCCTTGAAGATGTGCATGTGGTACCCCAACTTCCACCAAAGGCTACAGGGCAGATAAGATTTCTTGGACCCACAAACCTTAATGCAGATGCAGGTATTCCAGCGGTGGCTTTTGACCCCAACAATCCAGCAAGCTATAACTATAAATACACCGTGACCATATACGATAGCCTTGGCACACCCTATCAGGCCGATATATTCTTTAGGAAAACAGGTACGAATACATGGAATATATACATAAGGTCTGATATTGATCCAAATACTCCTGGATATGAACTTAGTGGTGATTGGACTAATGTGCAATTTGACCCTTCTGGTAGCCTTATTTATGATGGCACTGTGGTAACAAGGGAGCCTTCTCCAGATGGCAAAAGTTATTATTACTATCTTAATCCTAATCCCCCCTATTTAACTGTACCTGCCACAACGCCCAGCGGTGGTAGTTTCCCTATAGCTGGTGACTGGAGGATATACATGGGTGAATCTCTTCAATCTGCTACGGTGAACACGGGCGATCCTATTCCAAATTCATATGTAACTCAATACTCTGCAGACTTTACTGTTACGGCAGAGCAGAATGGTTATCAAAAAGGTGATCTTGTAGACGTTTATGTTCTTTCAGAAGACGGCGCAGTGGTGGGAGTCTATTCCAATGGAAAATCTCTTCCACTATATAGGGTTGCCGTGGCGGTCTTTTCTGACCCAGAGGAACTTATTAAAAAAGGTTCCAACCTTTACACTTCTATATCCACGCCTACCATAATGACCCCTGGCGGTGCAGAAAAGATAAGGTCTGGCATGCTTGAGATGTCCAACGTGGATATAGCTTCTGAGTTTATAAACTTAATATCTGCTCAGAGGGCCTATCAGGCTAATACAAGGGTAATAACATCTTCAAACACTGTGCTTGAGGATACTATAAACCTTGTTAGGTAA
- the bioF gene encoding 8-amino-7-oxononanoate synthase, with the protein MDWLQKELEKIESSNLLRKRLLREGLKDFCSNDYLALRDHPQVVEEAIRILKDYGLGSGASALVSGYTKHHKDLEESLASFKKVPCCVLFGSGYLANLGTIQALVDEKDLILSDQLNHASIIDGCRISKATVLVYKHRDYEHLEELLKSHRKNYRRCLIVSDTVFSMDGDIAHIPTLKKLSEAHDCMLYLDEAHATGVLGNSGGGGLEFFKEDWKDYIIIMGTLSKALGSYGAFVCGSENLCKFLINKARSLIFSTSLPPCVCAGAKKALEIIQREPWRIERLKSLSEKLYNQIKEIGFEISFYGTPILPIMVYEEAKAIEIRDRLLEKGVFIQAIRYPTVPKGKARLRLTASLRYKEEDIAFLLEALKS; encoded by the coding sequence ATGGACTGGCTTCAAAAGGAGTTAGAAAAAATTGAATCATCAAACTTATTAAGAAAGAGGCTTCTAAGGGAAGGGTTAAAAGATTTCTGCTCCAACGACTATTTAGCCCTAAGGGACCATCCGCAAGTGGTAGAAGAGGCCATAAGGATTTTAAAGGATTACGGCTTGGGTTCTGGTGCCTCTGCTTTAGTTTCCGGATATACAAAGCATCATAAGGATTTGGAAGAAAGCCTTGCTTCTTTTAAAAAAGTGCCTTGCTGTGTTCTCTTTGGCTCTGGCTATCTTGCCAACCTTGGCACAATCCAAGCCTTGGTAGATGAAAAGGACCTTATCCTTAGCGACCAGCTAAACCATGCCAGCATTATAGATGGGTGTAGAATATCCAAGGCCACCGTCTTAGTATACAAACACAGAGATTATGAACATCTTGAAGAGTTGCTAAAAAGCCATAGGAAGAACTACAGAAGGTGTTTGATTGTAAGTGATACGGTCTTTAGCATGGACGGTGATATAGCCCATATACCTACTTTGAAAAAGCTCTCTGAAGCTCATGATTGTATGCTCTACTTGGATGAAGCTCACGCCACTGGTGTTTTGGGAAATTCTGGCGGGGGTGGGTTGGAGTTTTTCAAAGAAGATTGGAAAGACTATATCATAATCATGGGTACCCTTTCAAAGGCTTTAGGATCCTATGGAGCCTTTGTATGCGGTTCTGAAAATCTGTGTAAGTTCCTTATAAACAAGGCAAGAAGTCTTATATTCTCTACTTCTCTTCCACCATGTGTTTGCGCAGGGGCCAAAAAAGCCCTTGAGATAATCCAAAGGGAGCCATGGAGGATAGAAAGGCTCAAAAGCTTAAGCGAAAAGCTTTATAATCAGATAAAAGAAATAGGCTTCGAAATATCATTTTATGGCACCCCCATACTGCCCATAATGGTCTATGAAGAAGCGAAAGCCATTGAGATAAGGGACAGACTTTTGGAAAAGGGTGTTTTTATTCAAGCCATAAGGTATCCCACCGTTCCAAAAGGAAAGGCAAGGCTAAGACTGACAGCAAGCCTAAGATACAAAGAAGAAGATATAGCTTTTCTTCTTGAAGCCCTAAAAAGTTAA